The proteins below come from a single Azospirillum thermophilum genomic window:
- a CDS encoding tagaturonate reductase gives MTSLNRELLTGGALDAAHTPGAPVLPVTVLQIGDGNFLRGFVDWMIDIANGQGLTRAGVAVVQPLDRGIADLLRRQDHLYTVLLRGIEDGREVEARRVVSCVSDALNPYADWARVMSYATSPVLRFVVSNTTEAGIADVEEAYTPQSCQESFPAKVAALLHARYTALGGTPESGLVFLPCELIEANGANLKRIVLAHARRWGLEAGFIAWVERHNHFLNTLVDRIVPGYPRDEAAALFGRWGYEDQLTVAGEPFHVWVIEGPAALAEELPLHKAGLNVVWTDDLQPYRTRKVRILNGAHTASALAAYVAGIDTVKGMMDDPTVAAYLNQVMFREIVPFVPLPEAERQQYAATIMERFGNPYIRHELISIALNSVSKWQVRVLPSLKDWVAAHGEAPAGLSFSLAALLRFYRGTMADGGCTGTRDAGSYPIRDDAEVIAALSAAWAAHSGDAAGLVGAVLADQRLWKEDLTRVPGLARSVAESLTAIDGKGMMGAMADLVAR, from the coding sequence TCGGCGACGGCAACTTCCTGCGCGGCTTCGTCGACTGGATGATCGACATCGCCAACGGCCAGGGCCTGACCCGGGCCGGCGTCGCCGTCGTGCAGCCGCTCGACCGCGGCATCGCCGACCTGCTGCGCCGCCAGGACCATCTCTATACCGTCCTGCTGCGCGGGATCGAGGACGGCCGCGAGGTCGAGGCCCGCCGGGTGGTGAGCTGCGTGTCCGACGCGCTCAACCCCTATGCCGACTGGGCGCGGGTGATGTCGTACGCCACCTCCCCGGTGCTGCGCTTCGTCGTGTCCAACACCACCGAGGCCGGCATCGCCGACGTCGAGGAGGCCTACACCCCGCAGTCCTGCCAGGAGAGCTTCCCGGCGAAGGTCGCCGCGCTGCTGCACGCCCGCTATACAGCTCTCGGCGGCACGCCGGAGAGCGGACTCGTCTTCCTGCCCTGCGAACTGATCGAGGCCAACGGCGCCAACCTGAAGCGCATCGTGCTGGCCCATGCCAGGCGCTGGGGTCTGGAAGCCGGCTTCATCGCCTGGGTCGAGCGGCACAACCACTTCCTGAACACGCTGGTCGACCGCATCGTCCCCGGCTATCCGCGCGACGAGGCGGCGGCGCTGTTCGGGCGCTGGGGCTATGAGGACCAGCTCACCGTGGCCGGCGAGCCCTTCCATGTCTGGGTGATCGAGGGGCCGGCCGCGCTGGCCGAGGAGCTGCCGCTGCACAAGGCGGGGCTGAACGTGGTGTGGACGGACGACCTGCAGCCCTACCGCACCCGCAAGGTCCGCATCCTGAACGGCGCCCACACGGCCAGCGCGCTCGCCGCCTATGTGGCGGGGATCGACACCGTGAAGGGCATGATGGACGACCCGACCGTCGCGGCCTACCTGAACCAGGTGATGTTCCGCGAGATCGTGCCCTTCGTCCCGCTGCCCGAGGCCGAGCGCCAGCAGTATGCCGCGACCATCATGGAGCGCTTCGGCAACCCCTACATCCGGCACGAGCTGATCTCGATCGCGCTCAACTCGGTGTCGAAATGGCAGGTGCGGGTGCTGCCGAGCCTGAAGGACTGGGTCGCCGCCCATGGCGAGGCGCCGGCCGGGCTCAGCTTCTCGCTGGCCGCGCTGCTGCGCTTCTACCGCGGGACGATGGCGGACGGCGGCTGCACCGGCACGCGCGACGCCGGCAGCTATCCCATCCGCGACGATGCCGAGGTGATCGCGGCGCTGAGCGCCGCCTGGGCGGCCCACTCCGGCGACGCGGCCGGGCTGGTCGGAGCCGTCCTGGCCGACCAGCGCCTGTGGAAGGAAGACCTGACCCGCGTCCCGGGCTTGGCTCGCAGCGTTGCGGAGAGCCTCACAGCCATCGATGGCAAGGGTATGATGGGCGCCATGGCGGATCTGGTCGCCCGGTGA